From a region of the Mucilaginibacter auburnensis genome:
- the arr gene encoding NAD(+)--rifampin ADP-ribosyltransferase, with amino-acid sequence MATSSATTPIDAGPFYHGTKANLQTGDLLTAGYNSNYKDDVVMNHVYFTAVLSGAGLAAELAKGDALPRVYLIEPTGDFENDPNVTNKRFPGNPTRSYRTTAPLKIIGEISDWTHLTPDELKQWRQRLANSTGEIIN; translated from the coding sequence TTGGCCACGTCATCAGCTACAACACCTATTGATGCCGGCCCATTTTACCACGGCACAAAGGCTAACCTGCAAACAGGTGATCTGCTTACAGCAGGCTATAACTCTAACTATAAAGATGATGTGGTAATGAACCACGTTTATTTCACCGCAGTTTTAAGCGGTGCCGGCCTGGCAGCAGAACTGGCTAAAGGCGATGCGCTACCGCGTGTTTACCTTATTGAGCCTACCGGCGATTTTGAGAACGACCCCAACGTCACTAATAAACGATTTCCGGGGAACCCAACACGTTCTTACCGCACAACTGCGCCGTTAAAGATAATAGGCGAAATAAGCGACTGGACCCATCTCACTCCTGATGAATTAAAACAGTGGAGACAAAGGCTGGCTAATAGTACCGGCGAGATAATTAACTGA
- a CDS encoding helix-turn-helix domain-containing protein: protein MLHVIGIIISLFLSILLFTKKGKSTADAVLACWLFLISVHLITYYLLATRKFLEFPYLLGIEIAFPFFHGPFLYLYTSLITGKKFTKLKAAFHFIPSILVYVLLSRFFLLSLPEKILVYENQGADYTILLKFIHFAVLPSGVIYITLSLLLLKEHRRNISNQLSYAEKINLNWLNILIIGMGVIWLSVFIGNDMTTFACVDLFILSTGYFGIKQAGIFANNLDVQAQQNEEVTLPVKYQKSAVGELLLSEIHAELLTLMDQKKLFKNPELSLNELAKQLRVHPNNLSQVINTLEDKNFYDYINELRVDEFKTIVFLPENQRFTLLSLAYEVGFNSKTSFNRNFKKITGTSPTAYLKQQHIQLKANN, encoded by the coding sequence ATGTTACATGTCATAGGGATAATTATTTCCTTATTCCTTTCAATCCTCCTTTTTACAAAAAAAGGTAAATCTACAGCAGATGCGGTGCTGGCTTGCTGGCTTTTTTTAATTTCAGTTCATCTAATTACGTATTATCTGTTAGCAACACGGAAGTTTCTTGAATTTCCTTATTTACTTGGTATTGAAATTGCTTTTCCATTTTTTCATGGTCCTTTTCTCTATCTGTATACCTCGTTGATTACAGGGAAGAAGTTTACTAAGCTAAAGGCTGCTTTTCATTTTATTCCATCCATTTTAGTATACGTTTTATTATCGAGGTTTTTTCTGTTATCGTTACCTGAAAAAATTTTGGTTTATGAAAATCAAGGAGCGGATTATACAATCCTTTTAAAGTTTATTCATTTTGCAGTATTACCTTCAGGTGTAATATACATCACGCTTTCTTTATTATTGTTAAAAGAACATCGCAGGAATATTTCCAATCAGCTTTCTTACGCGGAAAAGATCAATTTAAATTGGCTAAATATTCTGATAATCGGCATGGGCGTAATCTGGTTGTCTGTTTTTATCGGCAATGACATGACCACTTTTGCATGTGTAGATCTGTTTATCCTGTCCACAGGCTATTTCGGCATAAAACAAGCGGGCATCTTTGCCAATAACTTAGATGTTCAGGCGCAGCAGAACGAAGAGGTGACGTTACCGGTAAAATATCAGAAATCAGCAGTCGGAGAATTGCTTTTGTCAGAGATACATGCCGAGCTCCTCACACTTATGGATCAAAAAAAACTTTTTAAAAATCCGGAGTTAAGTTTGAATGAACTTGCCAAACAGTTGCGCGTTCATCCAAATAATCTGTCTCAGGTTATCAATACATTAGAGGATAAGAATTTTTACGATTACATCAACGAGCTAAGAGTTGATGAATTTAAAACAATTGTTTTTCTCCCCGAAAATCAAAGGTTTACATTGCTTTCTCTGGCTTATGAAGTTGGTTTTAATTCAAAAACTTCCTTTAACAGAAACTTCAAAAAGATAACAGGGACATCTCCAACGGCTTACTTAAAGCAGCAGCACATTCAGCTAAAAGCTAATAATTGA
- a CDS encoding response regulator has product MKHIVIIEDDPELLSLLATLLEADGYRVTKLTHLESVETLLNLNADAFIIDEILPVVNGHIICIILKSKPQTKNIPVVLISGDDKLQHVATLCEANAYIRKPFDNYNSVQQVLAETLAA; this is encoded by the coding sequence ATGAAACATATCGTAATTATTGAAGATGATCCTGAACTTCTATCACTCTTAGCAACGCTGCTTGAGGCCGATGGTTACCGGGTTACCAAACTAACACACCTAGAAAGTGTTGAAACTTTACTCAATTTAAATGCAGATGCCTTTATTATTGACGAGATTCTTCCTGTTGTTAACGGGCACATCATCTGCATTATATTGAAATCAAAACCTCAAACCAAAAATATCCCTGTGGTATTGATATCCGGCGATGATAAACTACAGCATGTAGCCACACTTTGCGAAGCCAACGCATATATCCGCAAGCCCTTTGATAATTATAATAGCGTGCAGCAAGTGTTAGCAGAAACACTGGCAGCGTAA
- a CDS encoding sensor histidine kinase: MKATLIRHLIFWTANILVITIIFGAQIGHYIIALPAVLMVMPVHALYFYTLTYYIIPRYFFGKRYLLLCLSSVICIVVAGLLFRSVDILAVDPYFFDLSKNPDNHFKWHIPEGTFFEKLLEPASLASAFIGSNSVVWIGVSVKAVKMWYDKREAATQAELSFLKSQIHPHFLFNTLNNLYVLALDRSAKTPGVIMGLSGILRYMLYECHADLVLLKDDVEILHNYISLEKIRYEDRLDLNVHINESISTQKIAPLLLLPLVENAFKHGVSNTEDEPWITIELKVKDQHLTFKVSNSKSQKITTSHQVHFDKIGLQNVRKRLEMLYPGRHRLAVHEEDDVFIATLHLELGKDA, encoded by the coding sequence ATGAAAGCAACGTTGATCAGGCACCTCATTTTTTGGACCGCTAATATTTTGGTGATCACCATTATTTTTGGAGCTCAGATAGGTCACTACATCATTGCCCTGCCGGCGGTATTAATGGTTATGCCGGTACATGCCTTGTACTTTTACACGTTAACGTATTACATCATTCCCCGGTATTTTTTCGGTAAACGGTACTTGTTGCTTTGTTTAAGCAGCGTAATTTGCATAGTGGTTGCCGGCTTGTTGTTCCGGTCAGTAGATATACTTGCGGTGGATCCTTATTTTTTCGATTTGAGTAAAAATCCCGATAATCACTTTAAATGGCACATACCTGAAGGAACATTTTTCGAAAAACTGTTAGAACCGGCTTCTTTAGCGAGTGCATTCATTGGCAGTAATTCGGTAGTGTGGATAGGCGTTTCCGTCAAAGCGGTAAAAATGTGGTATGATAAAAGAGAAGCCGCTACGCAGGCAGAACTTAGTTTTTTAAAAAGCCAGATACATCCGCATTTTCTCTTCAATACATTGAATAATCTATATGTTCTGGCATTAGATAGATCCGCCAAAACACCCGGGGTTATTATGGGGCTATCGGGCATACTCCGATATATGCTGTATGAATGCCATGCAGACCTTGTTTTGCTGAAGGATGATGTAGAGATACTTCATAACTACATATCCCTTGAAAAGATCAGGTATGAAGACCGGCTGGATCTGAATGTTCACATCAACGAGAGCATAAGCACACAAAAAATTGCACCCCTACTTTTGCTGCCTCTTGTAGAGAACGCGTTTAAACACGGGGTAAGCAACACCGAAGATGAACCCTGGATCACGATAGAACTTAAGGTAAAAGACCAACACCTTACCTTCAAAGTTTCCAACAGTAAGTCCCAAAAGATAACTACATCTCACCAAGTACATTTTGACAAGATCGGCTTGCAAAATGTACGTAAACGACTGGAAATGCTTTATCCGGGCCGCCATCGTTTAGCCGTGCACGAGGAAGACGATGTGTTTATTGCTACATTACATTTGGAACTGGGAAAAGATGCCTGA
- a CDS encoding DUF2306 domain-containing protein: MRKRIVWFLIGVLAILIGLYPLKYLLSTGTVGILNGKPDWLLNSLIWKISFYTHIVLGGVALSIGWLQFNDKLRLSKPRIHQFIGKIYVISVLLSSFSGFYIALFADQGFWASLGFSCLAVIWFYTTFMAYLTVRNRQFIRHRNMMIYSYAACFAAVTLRIWLPVLIITIGDYSISYIIVAWLSWIPNLLAAYLIVKKSALKSVSNMESGG, encoded by the coding sequence ATGAGAAAAAGGATCGTTTGGTTTCTGATTGGTGTATTGGCTATCCTTATTGGATTGTACCCGCTTAAATACCTGTTAAGTACAGGAACAGTTGGCATATTGAATGGTAAACCTGATTGGCTGCTGAATAGTTTAATATGGAAAATTTCCTTTTATACACACATTGTTTTGGGCGGGGTAGCACTATCAATAGGATGGCTTCAATTTAATGATAAGCTCAGGCTCAGCAAACCTCGTATTCATCAATTCATTGGCAAAATATATGTTATCTCCGTATTACTCAGTTCTTTTTCAGGCTTTTATATTGCGCTATTTGCAGATCAGGGATTTTGGGCATCACTTGGCTTTAGTTGCCTGGCTGTAATATGGTTTTATACAACGTTTATGGCTTATTTAACAGTCAGAAACAGGCAGTTTATAAGGCATCGAAATATGATGATCTATAGCTATGCTGCCTGTTTTGCTGCTGTAACACTCAGAATATGGCTGCCTGTGTTAATTATTACCATAGGTGATTATAGCATATCATATATTATTGTAGCCTGGTTATCATGGATTCCCAATTTATTGGCGGCTTATTTAATTGTAAAAAAATCAGCATTGAAAAGTGTTAGCAATATGGAGTCAGGCGGATGA
- a CDS encoding LytR/AlgR family response regulator transcription factor produces MKELKVRTLIVDDEPHAVALIKKYAAEFAELEIVSTCHSALQALHFLQDESIDLVFLDIKMPGISGIDLIKSLPLPPKVIFTTAYQEYAVEGFDLNAVDYLLKPISFERFFKAAGKVICLFKGQMAISPAIAELPATTTMPHYLHLRIDRKIMKINTKDICWIESDKDYVKVVLKDRTLTAKQKISVIEQLLPIDAFMRIHRSFIVPVDRVEAYHANSVQVAGKTFTIGRQYKSACQTRLQS; encoded by the coding sequence ATGAAAGAGTTAAAGGTGCGGACATTAATTGTTGACGACGAGCCACATGCGGTAGCGCTCATAAAAAAATACGCCGCAGAATTTGCTGAACTGGAGATAGTTTCTACTTGTCACAGTGCCTTGCAGGCGCTTCACTTTTTGCAGGATGAATCGATTGACCTTGTTTTTTTGGATATCAAAATGCCCGGCATCAGCGGCATTGACCTGATTAAGAGTTTACCGCTCCCGCCTAAAGTTATTTTTACAACAGCTTACCAGGAATATGCGGTGGAAGGGTTTGACTTGAACGCTGTTGATTATTTGCTTAAGCCCATTTCATTCGAGCGCTTTTTTAAAGCAGCAGGAAAAGTGATCTGCCTGTTCAAGGGGCAAATGGCAATCTCTCCGGCTATTGCTGAATTGCCTGCTACCACCACAATGCCGCACTACCTTCATCTCCGTATTGACCGGAAAATTATGAAGATAAATACAAAAGACATTTGCTGGATTGAGAGTGATAAAGACTATGTTAAAGTTGTGTTGAAGGACCGGACGTTAACAGCCAAGCAAAAGATCAGTGTGATAGAACAGCTGTTGCCAATTGACGCGTTTATGCGCATTCACCGCTCTTTCATTGTACCGGTTGATCGCGTAGAGGCTTATCATGCTAACTCTGTACAGGTTGCCGGAAAGACCTTTACCATTGGCCGTCAATATAAGTCTGCCTGTCAAACCCGTTTGCAGTCCTAA
- the yiaA gene encoding inner membrane protein YiaA, with product METLQHRTEENSFTNKHGDNARNPFKPTPAFIGASWFALLTGTLGYCIGLWNADMMLNEKGYYFTILLFGLFAVISVQKTVRDRTEGLAVTDLYYGISWFSTIAALALLTIGLWNADMLLSEKGFYAMAFSLSMFAAIAVQKNTRDAKMIEEKEL from the coding sequence ATGGAAACGCTACAACACAGAACAGAAGAAAATTCATTTACTAACAAACACGGTGATAACGCCAGGAACCCATTCAAACCCACACCTGCATTTATAGGCGCGTCGTGGTTTGCCTTACTAACCGGAACATTGGGTTATTGCATAGGCCTATGGAACGCCGATATGATGTTAAACGAGAAGGGATACTACTTTACCATTTTATTATTCGGCTTATTCGCGGTTATATCGGTACAAAAAACAGTGCGCGACAGAACCGAGGGCCTTGCCGTAACCGACCTATACTATGGCATTAGCTGGTTCTCTACCATAGCGGCACTGGCTTTATTAACAATTGGCTTGTGGAATGCGGATATGCTATTGAGCGAAAAAGGCTTCTACGCCATGGCATTTAGCTTAAGTATGTTTGCTGCCATAGCCGTACAAAAAAATACCCGCGACGCAAAAATGATTGAGGAGAAAGAACTGTAA
- a CDS encoding cupin domain-containing protein, whose protein sequence is MEQDVLITPASSAYRAYQGGFFTTLIAPDQSVGALALMDMVLPRGAEPPLHVHEFEDEAFYLLEGHMRFQVGDDVTELKAGQAIYAPRKIPHLFSILSEQAHFITLITPGKFWNYFMEFSTAASEQPPVTPPQGPPPAELLSLLTSRLETAYGITLYSK, encoded by the coding sequence ATGGAACAAGACGTACTTATAACCCCGGCCTCTTCGGCTTACCGCGCCTATCAGGGCGGTTTTTTCACTACACTAATTGCACCTGATCAATCAGTAGGCGCGCTTGCGTTAATGGATATGGTATTGCCACGCGGTGCCGAACCGCCGCTGCATGTGCACGAGTTTGAAGACGAAGCATTTTACCTGCTTGAGGGGCATATGCGTTTTCAGGTTGGCGATGACGTCACAGAGCTCAAAGCAGGCCAAGCAATTTACGCTCCCCGTAAAATACCACACTTATTCAGCATTTTGAGCGAGCAGGCACACTTTATTACCCTGATCACACCCGGCAAATTCTGGAACTACTTCATGGAATTTAGTACGGCTGCCTCCGAACAACCGCCGGTAACGCCGCCGCAGGGCCCACCTCCTGCAGAACTTTTAAGCCTTCTAACGAGCAGACTGGAAACCGCTTACGGCATTACCCTTTATAGTAAATAA